The following coding sequences are from one Primulina eburnea isolate SZY01 chromosome 15, ASM2296580v1, whole genome shotgun sequence window:
- the LOC140815212 gene encoding enhancer of mRNA-decapping protein 4-like, whose translation MATPGNPNPPAAAPPFDMPKFFRPSTSPAATPASSSNHQNITNSDSAFTNPNLISAPFPPPSASFPPPATSGGGIYSYPPQALPFHHQPQFHHLPLYSPPSNSREFANLHPQRSMSYPTPTLQPHVPLPSSSHHLNFQAPASPQNPNNHGARLMALLSAPPSMLDIPNESTMSMPQTLPTSSGSDFSMPQFVNNLPSGPGLSVSHQGPVTRILSSKLPKGRYLNGDHLVYDIDIRLPGEVQPQLEVTPITKYGSDPGLVVGRQIAVNKTYICYGLKLGAIRVLNINTALRSLLKGLAQRVTDMAFFAEDVHLLASASVDGRVYVWKISEGPDEEDKQQITGRIVTAIQITGEGESVHPRVCWHCHKQEVLAVGIGKNILKIDTTKVGKGEKISADEPLKCTVDKLIDGIEFVGSHDGEVTDLSMCQWMTTRLVSASVDGTIKIWEDRNPLPIAVLQPHGGQPVNSVTFLAVSHRPDHIILMTGGPLNREVKIWVSASEEGWLLPIDAESWRCVQKLELKSSEARIEEAFFNQVIALSQAGLLLLANAKRNAIYVVHLEYGPNPAATRMDYIVEFTVKMPILSFTGTSESLPNGEQVVQVYCVQTQAIQQYALDLSQCLPPAIGNVVYEKSDSNVSREASFIEGLTNLESSGIKATEVSMTSSAPTSSMYESGLENIPAVRYPVNHVSAESPSRQEFVPSSMEIKPMPSPAIASDGNLSSVASPSLPMSPRLSGTLSGFKNSSSNFEPGVLSNDQGVEPKIVEYTVDRQTDAIHSNSSDIASFDGDSRNYENKHSQDDISLALNHPIKFRHPTHLVTPSEILMANSSSEVIHTTETQSEVEQKNQDVVMSNDTRNSVVEVIVMGETNFDQNIDDGSREELQTSLSEKMENVFCSQASYLGIEMARECRAISPEAYIVEEDRQFDGTGGTETVAQPSTVEEEIHDSTKDGPSRVVDPSIPVLAPQPVPNAKGKKQKGKTTQGSGPSSPSPFTFNSADSSNEPGIGYSTPVESQIYSMQEILHQLVALQKDMQKQMTTIIAVPVTKEGKRVEASVGRNMEKAVKVNADALWARLQEANAKQEKASRERAEQVTNMISSFLNKDLPSLIEKTVKREVSSLGQSVARAIIPTVEKAIPTSVVESFQKGGVGDKAVNQLEKSVNSKLEALVAKQIQSQFQTSGKQALQETLKSSLEVSMIPAFEMSCREMFEQVDSAFQKGMVEHTAATQQQFEASQSSLALVLRDAITSASSISQTLSNELLDGQRKLVDLAVAGVNSKAPLINQLSNGPLGGLPEKLEVDPTKELSRLIAERKYEDAFVAALHRSDVTVVSWLCFHVDLPTLLAVSPLPLSQGVLLSLLQQLACDISKETPRKLTWMREVLTAINPTDPVIMVHVRPIFQQVYQILDHHRSIPTTTGSELSNVRLIMHVIHSMLMGSK comes from the exons ATGGCGACTCCTGGAAATCCCAATCCACCCGCCGCAGCTCCTCCTTTTGACATGCCCAAGTTTTTCAGGCCTTCCACTTCCCCGGCAGCAACACCTGCTTCCAGCTCCAATCACCAAAACATTACCAACAGTGATAGCGCTTTCACTAACCCTAATTTGATTTCTGCGCCCTTTCCGCCTCCCTCGGCCTCTTTTCCGCCGCCAGCTACTTCCGGCGGAGGGATATATTCGTATCCTCCTCAAGCCTTGCCGTTCCACCACCAACCCCAGTTCCACCATCTTCCTTTATACAGTCCCCCGTCCAACTCTCGGGAATTTGCGAACCTTCACCCTCAGAGGTCCATGTCTTATCCCACCCCCACCCTCCAACCCCATGTTCCTTTGCCTAGTTCCTCCCACCATCTTAACTTCCAAGCCCCGGCTAGCCCCCAGAACCCCAACAACCACGGTGCTCGTTTGATGGCGCTTTTGAGTGCTCCACCTTCAATGCTGGACATTCCAAATGAGTCCACAATGTCGATGCCCCAAACCCTCCCCACTTCTTCAGGCTCTGATTTTTCCATGCCACAATTTGTGAACAATTTGCCATCTGGGCCTGGATTATCAGTTTCACATCAAGGCCCTGTCACGCGGATATTGAGTAGCAAACTCCCCAAGGGAAGGTATTTGAACGGCGATCATTTGGTTTATGATATAGATATCAGGTTGCCAGGAGAGGTCCAGCCTCAGCTCGAGGTTACACCCATTACCAAATATGGGTCGGACCCAGGACTCGTAGTGGGCAGGCAAATTGCGGTGAATAAAACATACATATGCTATGGACTTAAGTTGGGGGCTATAAGGGTGCTTAATATCAACACAGCCTTAAGATCCTTGCTCAAAGGCCTAGCTCAG AGGGTCACAGACATGGCTTTCTTCGCTGAGGATGTTCACCTTTTGGCTAG TGCAAGTGTCGATGGTCGTGTTTATGTGTGGAAGATTTCTGAAGGTCCTGATGAAGAAGACAAGCAGCAAATTACTGGGAGAATTGTCACTGCTATTCAAATTACTGGAGAAGGAGAATCTGTTCATCCCCGAGTTTGTTGGCATTGTCATAAACAA GAAGTTCTTGCTGTTGGGATCGGGAAGAACATTTTGAAGATTGACACCACGAAAGTAGGAAAAGGAGAAAAAATTTCAGCTGACGAACCTCTAAAATGTACAGTTGATAAGTTGATTGATGGCATCGAATTTGTTGGTAGTCATGATGGGGAAGTGACTGACTTGTCTATGTGTCAGTGGATGACCACCCGTTTGGTATCTGCTTCAGTAGATGGCACG attaaaatttgggaagatcGAAATCCACTGCCAATAGCAGTTCTCCAGCCTCATGGTGGACAACCTGTTAATTCTGTCACATTTTTGGCCGTTTCTCATCGCCCAGACCATATAATACTTATGACAGGG GGCCCTCTGAATCGGGAAGTGAAGATATGGGTATCAGCAAGTGAGGAAGGTTGGTTACTTCCTATTGATGCTGAATCTTGGCGCTGTGTGCAGAAATTGGAATTAAAGAGTTCAGAGGCTCGAATAGAAGAAGCTTTCTTCAATCAAGTGATAGCCTTATCACAAGCTGGTCTTCTTCTATTGGCAAATGCCAAAAGGAATGCTATATATGTAGTGCACTTGGAATACGGTCCTAATCCTGCTGCAACACGCATGGATTACATagtcgaatttactgtcaaaatGCCAATACTTAGTTTTACAGGAACAAGCGAGTCACTACCTAATGGTGAGCAAGTTGTTCAGGTATATTGTGTCCAGACACAAGCCATTCAGCAGTATGCATTGGACTTGTCACAGTGTCTGCCACCTGCAATAGGAAATGTTGTGTATGAGAAGTCAGACTCCAATGTTTCACGCGAAGCTTCGTTTATCGAAGGACTTACCAATTTGGAGTCTTCTGGCATTAAAGCAACAGAGGTTTCTATGACCAGCTCAGCACCTACATCATCCATGTATGAAAGTGGCTTGGAGAATATACCTGCTGTGAGATACCCTGTTAACCATGTTTCTGCAGAGTCGCCCAGTCGTCAGGAGTTTGTTCCCTCAAGTATGGAAATCAAACCAATGCCTTCACCTGCAATTGCTAGTGATGGTAATCTTTCTTCTGTTGCTTCACCTTCTCTACCAATGAGCCCCAGGCTGTCCGGAACACTTTCTGGTTTTAAAAATTCATCGAGCAACTTTGAGCCTGGTGTTTTGAGTAATGATCAGGGTGTAGAGCCTAAAATTGTTGAATATACAGTTGACCGACAAACGGATGCCATTCACAGTAACTCGTCGGACATAGCTTCATTTGATGGTGATTCAAGAAACTATGAAAATAAGCATTCTCAAGACGATATCTCCTTGGCACTCAATCATCCAATAAAATTCAGACACCCCACTCATCTGGTTACTCCTTCTGAGATATTGATGGCCAATTCATCCTCCGAGGTGATACACACAACTGAGACCCAAAGCGAGGTTGAACAAAAAAATCAAGATGTGGTAATGAGCAATGATACAAGGAATTCTGTTGTAGAGGTAATTGTTATGGGTGAAACGAATTTTGATCAAAATATTGATGATGGATCTCGAGAAGAACTTCAGACTTCTCTGTCTGAAAAGATGGAAAATGTCTTTTGCTCTCAGGCATCTTACCTAGGAATTGAGATGGCCCGAGAATGCCGTGCCATATCACCTGAAGCTTATATAGTGGAGGAAGATCGGCAGTTTGATGGGACTGGTGGAACTGAAACAGTTGCACAACCTTCTACTGTAGAAGAAGAGATTCATGACTCCACAAAGGATGGTCCCAGCAGGGTCGTTGATCCCTCAATTCCTGTGCTGGCTCCGCAACCTGTACCAAATGCCAAAGGGAAGAAGCAAAAGGGAAAGACTACTCAAGGATCTGGCCCATCTTCACCCTCACCATTTACATTCAATTCGGCAGATTCTTCTAATGAACCAGGCATCGGCTATAGTACTCCTGTAGAATCACAAATTTATTCCATGCAAGAGATCCTGCATCAG CTTGTAGCTCTGCAAAAAGACATGCAGAAGCAGATGACAACAATAATTGCAGTCCCTGTTACCAAAGAAGGCAAAAGAGTCGAGGCATCAGTGGGTCGAAACATGGAGAAAGCTGTAAAAGTCAATGCTGATGCTTTATGGGCTCGGTTGCAAGAAGCAAACGCAAAACAGGAAAAGGCATCTCGGGAGCGAGCAGAACAAGTAACAAATATGATCAGCAGTTTCTTAAACAAAGACTTACCTTCATTGATAGAGAAAACTGTGAAACGAGAAGTTTCTTCACTTGGGCAATCTGTGGCTCGGGCTATCATTCCCACAGTTGAGAAAGCAATACCCACTTCTGTTGTGGAGAGCTTCCAG AAAGGGGGGGTGGGTGATAAAGCTGTTAATCAGCTGGAAAAATCAGTCAACTCCAAGCTCGAAGCTTTAGTTGCTAAGCAAATCCAATCACAATTTCAAACTTCTGGCAAGCAAGCTCTTCAG GAAACACTGAAATCAAGTTTGGAAGTTTCTATGATCCCTGCATTTGAAATGTCGTGCAGGGAAATGTTTGAGCAGGTTGATTCTGCGTTTCAGAAAGGAATGGTTGAACATACTGCAGCAACTCAGCAGCAGTTTGAGGCTTCACAATCATCACTTGCACTTGTTTTGAGG GATGCTATAACTTCAGCATCATCAATTTCTCAAACTTTGAGCAATGAGTTGCTTGATGGTCAAAGAAAATTGGTAGATCTTGCTGTTGCAGGTGTAAAttctaaagctcctttgatAAATCAGCTTAGCAATGGTCCTTTGGGTGGTCTACCGGAGAAG CTCGAGGTTGATCCAACAAAAGAGCTTTCCAGATTGATAGCGGAGCGGAAATACGAGGACGCTTTCGTTGCTGCCTTGCATAGGAGTGATGTTACTGTTGTATCATGGTTATGTTTTCAT GTTGATTTGCCTACGCTTTTGGCCGTGAGTCCACTACCATTGAGCCAAGGGGTACTACTCTCTCTTCTACAGCAATTGGCCTGTGATATCAGCAAGGAAACTCCTCGAAAACTAACTTGGATGAGGGAGGTTCTAACTGCTATAAATCCTACCGACCCAGTGATTATGGTGCACGTACGTCCCATCTTTCAGCAAGTATATCAAATATTGGACCACCATCGTAGCATTCCAACCACTACGGGTTCCGAACTTTCCAATGTTCGCTTGATCATGCATGTCATCCATTCCATGCTTATGGGCTCTAAATGA
- the LOC140814094 gene encoding phosphatidylinositol/phosphatidylcholine transfer protein SFH13-like isoform X2, which produces MSGIQGLEVCDEPRERKSDYENSEDERRRSKIGVLKKKAINASNKLTHSLKKRGKRKVDFRVPSISIEDVRDSKEDSEVCDLRQKLLDSDLLPVRHDDYHTLLRFLKARDFNIAKTIQMWEEMLIWRKEYGADTISEDFEFEELEEVLHSYPQGYHGVDREGRPVYIERLGKAHPSKLIRVTSIERYLKYHVQEFERALHEKFPACSIAAKRRICSTTTILDVQGLGLKNFTKTAASLLAAIAKIDNSYYPETLHHMYVVNAGPGFKKVLWPAAEKFLDAKTISKIHVLDPKSLGKLLEAIDASQLPDFLGGSCNCNDEGGCLRSNKGPWNNPDIMKITKIASDRQQKFDTYIQILPLKGRCSNSYKIESASDVNIPRSPRQNSSTILQQNPVHEEAITLEQVYYSCEDHFSPDDDIEHGLETESVLTNDQQNIDAIPSIRGTLMMQWLDAIREKLIKRSFRYIMTLILCTTKLFALIRNAPAEYWRGQNNISPSNTLESEAEHTNQSSTSSTEAVIEEDRVLPCLQRLKKLESLLEELMHKPAEIPLEKELMLQYSLNRIKSVEADLEKTKRDINATVLKQVEIAESMENIRDSKFHVSHSFVIKANGLYCTFSPFVSYQAGQVQSWNLYISHCS; this is translated from the exons ATGTCAG GCATTCAAGGCCTAGAGGTGTGCGACGAACCAAGGGAGAGGAAATCTGACTATGAAAATTCTGAAGATGAAAGGAGGAGATCAAAAATTGgggttttaaagaaaaaggcgATAAATGCTTCAAATAAGCTCACCCATTCTCTCAAGAAAAGAGGGAAAAGGAAAGTAGATTTTAGAGTGCCTTCCATTTCCATCGAGGATGTTAGGGACTCAAAAGAGGACAGTGAGGTCTGTGACCTCCGTCAAAAGCTTCTTGACAGTGATTTGCTGCCTGTTAGACATGATGACTACCATACTCTGCTGAG ATTTTTGAAAGCGAGAGACTTCAACATTGCGAAGACCATCCAGATGTGGGAAGAAATGCTTATTTGGAGGAAAGAGTACGGAGCTGACACCATATCGGAG GACTTTGAGTTTGAGGAGCTGGAAGAAGTTTTGCACTCATATCCCCAAGGATATCATGGAGTTGATAGAGAAGGCAGACCCGTTTACATTGAAAGGCTTGGAAAAGCTCATCCAAGTAAATTAATTCGAGTCACTTCGATTGaaagatatttaaaataccaTGTTCAGGAGTTTGAGAGAGCTCTGCATGAGAAGTTTCCTGCTTGTTCCATAGCTGCAAAGAGACGCATCTGTTCGACCACCACTATCTTGGATGTACAAGGCCTG GGGCTTAAAAATTTCACCAAAACAGCCGCTAGTTTATTGGCAGCCATTGCAAAGATCGATAATAGTTACTATCCTGAG ACGCTCCACCACATGTATGTTGTAAATGCTGGACCTGGCTTCAAGAAGGTGCTTTGGCCTGCTGCAGAGAAGTTTTTGGATGCAAAAACTATTTCAAAAATTCAT GTTTTGGACCCTAAATCTTTGGGGAAGCTACTGGAAGCTATTGATGCGAG TCAATTGCCTGACTTTTTGGGTGGGTCATGTAACTGTAATGATGAGGGAGGTTGCCTAAGGTCTAATAAGGGTCCGTGGAATAATCCTGACATAATGAAG ATAACCAAAATAGCTAGCGATCGCCAGCAGaaatttgatacatatatccAAATCCTGCCATTGAAG GGAAGATGTAGCAATTCTTACAAGATAGAATCAGCATCTGATGTTAATATTCCTCGCTCTCCCAGACAAAATAGTTCTACTATTTTACAACAGAATCCTGTGCATGAGGAA GCTATAACATTAGAACAAGTCTACTATAGTTGTGAAGATCACTTCAGTCCAGATGATGACATTGAGCATGGGCTTGAAACTGAATCTGTCCTCACCAATGATCAACAAAATATTGATGCAATACCAAGTATACGAG GTACTTTGATGATGCAGTGGCTAGATGCCATCCGGGAGAAGCTTATCAAAAGAAGTTTCCGGTATATTATGACATTAATATTGTGCACGACCAAGCTTTTCGCTCTTATCCGAAATGCCCCTGCTGAATACTGGAGGGGGCAGAACAATATTTCTCCATCCAACACATTGGAAAGTGAAGCAGAACACACCAACCAATCATCTACCAGTAGCACAGAAGCTGTTATTGAAGAGGACAGGGTCCTTCCATGTCTACAGCGTCTCAAGAAACTGGAAAGTTTATTGGAAGAACTAATGCATAAGCCCGCCGAAATTCCACTAGAGAAAGAGCTAATGCTTCAGTATTCTCTCAACAGGATAAAGTCTGTGGAGGCTGACCTGGAGAAAACAAAGAGG GATATAAATGCTACAGTGCTGAAGCAAGTTGAAATTGCCGAATCAATGGAAAATATCCGGGATTCCAAATTTCATGTAAGCCATTCTTTTGTCATTAAAGCTAACGGATTATATTGTACCTTCTCGCCATTTGTCAGCTATCAAGCCGGTCAAGTGCAATCATGGAACTTATATATTTCCCATTGCAGCTAA
- the LOC140814094 gene encoding phosphatidylinositol/phosphatidylcholine transfer protein SFH13-like isoform X1: MSGIQGLEVCDEPRERKSDYENSEDERRRSKIGVLKKKAINASNKLTHSLKKRGKRKVDFRVPSISIEDVRDSKEDSEVCDLRQKLLDSDLLPVRHDDYHTLLRFLKARDFNIAKTIQMWEEMLIWRKEYGADTISEDFEFEELEEVLHSYPQGYHGVDREGRPVYIERLGKAHPSKLIRVTSIERYLKYHVQEFERALHEKFPACSIAAKRRICSTTTILDVQGLGLKNFTKTAASLLAAIAKIDNSYYPETLHHMYVVNAGPGFKKVLWPAAEKFLDAKTISKIHVLDPKSLGKLLEAIDASQLPDFLGGSCNCNDEGGCLRSNKGPWNNPDIMKLVLNAEATFVKQITKIASDRQQKFDTYIQILPLKGRCSNSYKIESASDVNIPRSPRQNSSTILQQNPVHEEAITLEQVYYSCEDHFSPDDDIEHGLETESVLTNDQQNIDAIPSIRGTLMMQWLDAIREKLIKRSFRYIMTLILCTTKLFALIRNAPAEYWRGQNNISPSNTLESEAEHTNQSSTSSTEAVIEEDRVLPCLQRLKKLESLLEELMHKPAEIPLEKELMLQYSLNRIKSVEADLEKTKRDINATVLKQVEIAESMENIRDSKFHVSHSFVIKANGLYCTFSPFVSYQAGQVQSWNLYISHCS; encoded by the exons ATGTCAG GCATTCAAGGCCTAGAGGTGTGCGACGAACCAAGGGAGAGGAAATCTGACTATGAAAATTCTGAAGATGAAAGGAGGAGATCAAAAATTGgggttttaaagaaaaaggcgATAAATGCTTCAAATAAGCTCACCCATTCTCTCAAGAAAAGAGGGAAAAGGAAAGTAGATTTTAGAGTGCCTTCCATTTCCATCGAGGATGTTAGGGACTCAAAAGAGGACAGTGAGGTCTGTGACCTCCGTCAAAAGCTTCTTGACAGTGATTTGCTGCCTGTTAGACATGATGACTACCATACTCTGCTGAG ATTTTTGAAAGCGAGAGACTTCAACATTGCGAAGACCATCCAGATGTGGGAAGAAATGCTTATTTGGAGGAAAGAGTACGGAGCTGACACCATATCGGAG GACTTTGAGTTTGAGGAGCTGGAAGAAGTTTTGCACTCATATCCCCAAGGATATCATGGAGTTGATAGAGAAGGCAGACCCGTTTACATTGAAAGGCTTGGAAAAGCTCATCCAAGTAAATTAATTCGAGTCACTTCGATTGaaagatatttaaaataccaTGTTCAGGAGTTTGAGAGAGCTCTGCATGAGAAGTTTCCTGCTTGTTCCATAGCTGCAAAGAGACGCATCTGTTCGACCACCACTATCTTGGATGTACAAGGCCTG GGGCTTAAAAATTTCACCAAAACAGCCGCTAGTTTATTGGCAGCCATTGCAAAGATCGATAATAGTTACTATCCTGAG ACGCTCCACCACATGTATGTTGTAAATGCTGGACCTGGCTTCAAGAAGGTGCTTTGGCCTGCTGCAGAGAAGTTTTTGGATGCAAAAACTATTTCAAAAATTCAT GTTTTGGACCCTAAATCTTTGGGGAAGCTACTGGAAGCTATTGATGCGAG TCAATTGCCTGACTTTTTGGGTGGGTCATGTAACTGTAATGATGAGGGAGGTTGCCTAAGGTCTAATAAGGGTCCGTGGAATAATCCTGACATAATGAAG CTGGTGCTCAATGCCGAAGCAACTTTTGTGAAGCAGATAACCAAAATAGCTAGCGATCGCCAGCAGaaatttgatacatatatccAAATCCTGCCATTGAAG GGAAGATGTAGCAATTCTTACAAGATAGAATCAGCATCTGATGTTAATATTCCTCGCTCTCCCAGACAAAATAGTTCTACTATTTTACAACAGAATCCTGTGCATGAGGAA GCTATAACATTAGAACAAGTCTACTATAGTTGTGAAGATCACTTCAGTCCAGATGATGACATTGAGCATGGGCTTGAAACTGAATCTGTCCTCACCAATGATCAACAAAATATTGATGCAATACCAAGTATACGAG GTACTTTGATGATGCAGTGGCTAGATGCCATCCGGGAGAAGCTTATCAAAAGAAGTTTCCGGTATATTATGACATTAATATTGTGCACGACCAAGCTTTTCGCTCTTATCCGAAATGCCCCTGCTGAATACTGGAGGGGGCAGAACAATATTTCTCCATCCAACACATTGGAAAGTGAAGCAGAACACACCAACCAATCATCTACCAGTAGCACAGAAGCTGTTATTGAAGAGGACAGGGTCCTTCCATGTCTACAGCGTCTCAAGAAACTGGAAAGTTTATTGGAAGAACTAATGCATAAGCCCGCCGAAATTCCACTAGAGAAAGAGCTAATGCTTCAGTATTCTCTCAACAGGATAAAGTCTGTGGAGGCTGACCTGGAGAAAACAAAGAGG GATATAAATGCTACAGTGCTGAAGCAAGTTGAAATTGCCGAATCAATGGAAAATATCCGGGATTCCAAATTTCATGTAAGCCATTCTTTTGTCATTAAAGCTAACGGATTATATTGTACCTTCTCGCCATTTGTCAGCTATCAAGCCGGTCAAGTGCAATCATGGAACTTATATATTTCCCATTGCAGCTAA